CGTCCCGGCCCGAGCGGGCGGCGTCGGGACGCGCGGGAACGTCAGGGGTGCCCTCCGCGCCTTCGGGGTGCACGCCCTGCTGCTTCATGGTCTCTTCTTGGTCTCGTATCACCGGTCACCGCCCGCACGATGGTGGCATGCCCCACCGGCCCGCGGGGGCATCAGGGTGCGGATGCGCGGGCGGACAGTCTGCCGGAAGCACCGCCCGAGGGCGAGTGGACCGGTCGCGGCTTCGCCGTCCCGTTGTCGGTGGGGTGCGGCAGGATGGGGCGAATGAGCGAGCAGAGCCCTGCCGAGGACACCCGCGAGGGGTACGCCGACGCGCTGCCGGAGTACGCCGAGCGGGTCCTGGAGGTCGCCGAGCGGATCCCGCCCGGGCACGTGATGACGTACGGCGACGTCGCCGAGTGGCTCGACGGCGAGACCGACGAGACCGGCGAGACCGACGAGACCGCCGGGGCAGGCGGGAGACGGCGCGTGGGGCCGCGCCAGGTCGGCCGGGTGATGTCCCTCTACGGGAGCGCCGTCCCCTGGTGGCGCGTGGTGCGCTCCGACGGGGTGCTGCTGCCCGGCCACGAGCTGCGTGCCCTCGCCCACTACCGCGCGGAGGGCACGCCCCTGAAGGAGGCGGCCAGGAGCGCCGAGGGCCATGTGCCGCGCCTCGACATGAGACGGGCCCGCTGGGACGGCGAGGCGGGTGTGGAGGGTCACACCTGACAGCTTCCGCCATCGACTGCCGGGGAGGGGAGCCTGTGGCCCGTACGAGGGACACCGGGGACCCCCGCGGCATGACGTACGTTCGTGAGGTGAGGGACTCACGTGACGCGGGGGCCACGAGGGCCGCGAGGGAGGAATCGGAAGCCCTGCTTCCGTCCGGCGCGGCGGCGTAGCGTCGGCTGCACGTGCCCCCCTCACCCCGCGGCCACCGCCTCGCACGTGTGACCGCCTGCCCACCAGCACAACCACCAGGACCGGCGAACCACGTGAGCTCCTCTTTCTCCACCAGGCGCCTGCCGCACCCCCCGGTGCGGCAGGGCAGCCGTGGCGCTTACCGACTCGTCCGTACCCCGCCGCCCGAGGTGGACCCCCCTCCACTGGACGCGGCACAGCGTGCCGTGGTTGACCACGAGAGCGGACCACTTCTGGTCCTCGCGGGTCCCGGCACCGGCAAGACCACCACGCTGGTGGAGTCCGTCGCCGCGCGCATCGCCGCCGGCGGGGACCCGCAGCGCATCCTCGTGCTGACGTTCAGCCGCAAGGCCGCCGTCGACCTGCGCGACCGCATGGCCCTGCGCATCGGCGCCGCCCGCGCGCCGCGGGCGACCACCTTCCACTCGTACTGCTACGCCCTGGTCCGCGCCCACCAGGACAGCGGCCTGTTCACGGAGCCGCTGCGCCTGCTGTCCGGCCCCGAGCAGGACGTCGCGGTCCGGGAGCTGCTGGCCGGGCAGCCCGACCTGGAGCGGCTCGGCCTCACCTCCGTGCGCTGGCCGGACGAGCTGCGCGCCTGCCTGACCACGCGCGGCTTCGCCGACGAGGTCCGCGCCGTCCTCGCCCGCAGCCGGGAGCTCGGCCTCGGCCCCGGCGCGCTGGACGCCTTCGCCCACCGCATCGGCCGCCCCGACTGGCGCGCCGCCGCCGCCTTCCTCGCCGAGTACCTCGACGTCCTCGACCTCCAGGGCGTCATCGACTACGCCGAACTGGTCCACCGCGCGGTGCTGCTCGCCCAGCGCCCCGAGGTCGCGGCCCGGCTCGCCGGCCAGTACGACGCGGTGTACGTCGACGAGTACCAGGACACCGACCCCGCCCAGGTACGGCTGCTGCGCGCCCTGGCCGGCGGCGGTCGCACCCTGGTCTCCTTCGGTGACCCCGACCAGTCGATCTACACCTTCCGGGGCGCCGACGTGAACGGCATCCTCGAGTTCCCTGCCGTCTTCCCGCGCGTGGACGGCCGCCCGGCCCCCGTCGAGGTGCTGCGCACCTCCCGCCGTTCCGGCGCCGCGCTGCTGGCCGCCACCCGCCTGATCACCCAGCGCATGCCGCTGTCCCGGCTGCCCGCCGACAAGGTCCGCGCCCACCGCGAGCCCGCGCCCGTACGCGAAGGCGGCCGCGTCGAGGTCTACACGTACCCGACGTCCGGCACGGAGCTGGACAACGTCGCCGACATCCTGCGCCGCGCCCACCTGGAGGACGGCGTCCCGTGGAACGACATGGCCGTCCTCGTGCGCGCCGGCTCCCGCAGCATCCCGACGCTGCGCCGCGCGCTCACCGCGGCGGGCGTCCCCCTGGACATCGACGGCGACGACCTGCCCCTGCGCCACGAGCCGGCGGTCGCGCCCCTGCTGACGGCCCTCAGGGTGGTCGCCACGGCCGAGGCCGCCCAGCGGCCGGCCGCCGCGGCCGCGGGGCCCACGACGGACGCCCACCGACAGCCGGACGACGCCGCACCCGGTCCCGCGAACCCCGTGCCGGACACCCTGGGGGTGCCCGGCGACCCTGCCGAGCCGCATGCGACCGGCGACTCCGGCGACTCCCACGACTACTCCGGCTCCGGTGCCCCGGACGACTCCGGCGACGCGGGGGGAGCGACGGAGCCCGGCGTCCCCGAGCGGACATCGACCGGCGGAACCGTGCCAGGCG
Above is a genomic segment from Streptomyces collinus Tu 365 containing:
- a CDS encoding MGMT family protein, producing MSEQSPAEDTREGYADALPEYAERVLEVAERIPPGHVMTYGDVAEWLDGETDETGETDETAGAGGRRRVGPRQVGRVMSLYGSAVPWWRVVRSDGVLLPGHELRALAHYRAEGTPLKEAARSAEGHVPRLDMRRARWDGEAGVEGHT